The sequence GTGGATTGATTTTTACGAGAACACCCTTTGATACAAGCTCACTGAATGTACCGGTAATATAGTAGGCGGTATAGAGCTCATCCCCCTGTTCCTGAATAACATCATCAAGCACATCAACTGTCTTCATCAGCGAGGACAACTCTCTGTTGAGTATCTGAATCTGTCCTTTGAGCTTTTTTACTTCATTATCCTTATCGTTAACGGCGGTTTTCATTTCAGTCGTCAGCTTGTCAAGAGAAGCGACCCGATACTGCGACTTCCTGTTCTCCTCTTCAAGCGTTGCAATAAGCGCCTTGCTTGCCGTAAGTGTGGAATCGATAAAACGGATACTCGAATAGATATCCTTTCCGATCTGTTCTGCATCCTTGCTGTCATGTTTTTCCATATCGGAAGAGAGACGTTCTACGACAGCCTCTTTCTGCTGAATTCTTCCAAGATTTTTCTGCACCTGTGTCAGAATTGCCATCATGGATTCCAGATGCTGCTGTTGCGGATCCTTTTCCGGCTTCTGCTGACGGTCACATCCCGACAAAAGAACCAGAAAACCCATCAAGACAAGCAATAGTGCCGGATTGCCCCGCTTATGCCTTACAGCCATTGAATCCATTGTTCAACCCCCTCTTTTGTGCCATACCATCTGGTATGCGGTGTAGGAAGATGCTCAACGTGCGGAATCGTCACGTTTCGGGCACCCTCAAGATAACAGCTGCCAGCAGGAACGATGCCGTCGCCGGCCACCTGACCGTCCTCGGCGACACTTTTGTAGAACATGAAACACATTTTTTCCACAATACTTCCCTGCAGATTGCCATGATACTGATCACTGACAATTGAAACAACCTCTTTACGAGCAAAAAAATCCCTGTCGAGATGTCTGAAAATAAAATCCGTTTTTATTTTTGCATAATGTTCATGCGTATGAAACGGTGTGCCAAGCGTAACGAGCTTTGCCACTCCCTCACCCGGATGATAGACATCTCCCTGAAAGGACTTTTCAAGCAGGTAAATCATCGCAACCGTCCCCCCTCCGCTATGAGCGACAATGGTAACCGGCTCTCCGGGATACTTCCGCCTCATGAGCGCAACCGAACGGTCGATTGCCGCCATAACCCTGTTGGTCGAGCGCTCCGGAGAGGGCGGAAAACCGATCCAGTCGACAAAACTGACCGGTGCAATTGTGATTTTCTCTTTCGGCATGTACTCTGAAAGGGCTTCGCGCATCACCTCATAGAGTGCATCCCAAAAAAGAACTCCCGGCACGATTACAACCGGGTTGTTCTGCGATACCGTCATGAGCAGTATGATTTATTAAACGTTCATACGCGTTGAATAGCAGGTTACGACCATTTTTTCAGGAGCTCGACAAGCAGACGCACACCGAATCCGGTTGCGCCGCTGACCTTCGCGCCTTTAGCGGAGAACGAAGGTCCGGCAATATCGATATGGGCCCATTTTTTATGCCCGTCTATAAATTTTTCAAGAAACCTGGATGCCGTAACCGAACCGGCACCTCTTGCGCCGAGATTGCTTACATCGGCCACATCCGACTTGATCATCTCATCATACTCCTCCCAGAGAGGCATTCTCCAGACTTTTTCTCCTGTTATCTGGCCAGCTTCAAAAATATCGTCAGCCAGACGATCGTCATTGCTGAACAAGCCTGCAACCGTATATCCGAGCGCGACAATACAGGCTCCAGTCAAGGTTGCCAGATCGATAATCACATCCGGATTATACTGCTTCTTTGCATAAGTCAGTGCATCAGCAAGAATAAGTCGCCCTTCGGCATCGGTATTGCCGACTTCGACAGTAATACCCGAATAAGTGGTGATGACATCACCCGGCTTCGTTGCCGAGCCGCTCGGCATGTTATCGGTCGCCGGAATAAGGCCGATTACACGGATCGGCAGCCCAAGCCGCGCAACGGCTTCAACCGCTCCGATAACGGAAGCCGCTCCCGACATATCGGACTTCATTTCTCCCATACCTTCTGAAGGTTTCAGGGATATGCCTCCTGAGTCGAAAGTAACTCCCTTGCCGACAAGCGCTACTGTTTTGGCGACTTTTCCTTCCGGCTTATAATCCAGAACGGTAAACGTTGGTGGATGCTGGCTTCCCCTGTTGACGGCAAGCAACCCGCCCATACCCAGAGCCTCTATTTCTTCCTTTCCAAACACGTTCACCTCAAAGCCGCATCTCTTGCCGGATTCAACCGCTGCAGCGGAGATATCCTCTGCCTGCAGCAGGTTTCCCGGCAGATTGACCAGATCCCTGGCCATATTCTGACATGAACCGGTAATTATTCCTGCAGCGAGACCATCCTCAACAGCCGAAAGCTGAGCGGGCTCCGCTCTCAGTACCAGCTCGGAAATCTCTTTCGTTTTATCGCTCTCATCCTTTTTCTTTTTAAGCTTGTCACTTTTCAGACGGTCAAACCGATAGGAGCCCGTATAGCATCCTTCGATAAATGCCGAACAAATCGACGCAACTGAAGACTTTGCCGACGACGCGAAACCTTTAACTCCTGAAAAATCAACGGCAACGGACTCAATCTTCATATCCATAGCCTTAAGGGCAAGGGCAGCTGCCGCTTTCCGGAAATCCGTAACTTTCTTTCCTTCTCCCATTCCGAGCAATGCAGCTCTTGCTGCGATTGCCTTTCCGGCTGCACCGTACAGAATCACAAGTTCGCCGGCATCTGCCTTGAAATCCCTGAGCACCACTGCATCATACCCGAGATCCTGCAGAATCCCGTCAGCATTTTTTTTAAGCGCTCCGGTTGTAAAGGGAACGACCAACAATTCGGTTTTTATTTTTTTGACCGGAGTTGCAGTAACCGATATGTTCATGGCAGAATGTTTCGTTTAACTTTCAGAAAATTTCAAATAGAATCTATGCCGAATGATGAGCGTTCAGAAATGCCCTTACGGCTTCGGGAATGACTTTCCTGGCTTTTTCTGCCGAAAACTGTAAAAGACAGCCCGCCGCGTTCATATGGCCACCACCTCCATAGGTCCTGGCAAGATGGTTGACATAGATGTTCCCTCTCGACCTGAAACTCGCTTTTACCCTTCCATCCATCATTTCCACCATGAGCACGGAAATCTGAACTGACGGAACGCTTAAAAGATATGTTACGATCAGATCGGTATCAAAGAGTTTACTGCCGGTCGATTTCATCATCTCCTGTGAAATAAAGAGTGAGGCTATCATGCCGTCATCATAAATGGTGATCGCGCTCAGGGCCGCACCAAGCAGTTTGAGTGCCTGGGGGGTCAGTGAGTTATAAACCCTGTCATAGATCAGCGACGGATCCGCACCTTTATCGACAAGATCACCGGCAAGACGGTACACATAAGGCGTTGTCTTGGGAAATCTGAACGAACCGGTATCGGTCATGACTGCGGTATAGAGGGCATTCGCAACCTCCGGAGTGAGCAGTTTCCTGTCTGTTTTCTCTTCGAGAGCCAGAATAAGATCGTAAACGAGTTCACCGGTAGAGGATGCATACTGTTCACAGATCATGATATCTGCAAAATCTTCCGGATCGAGGTGATGATCGATACAGAGTACCTTCATTCCTCCAAGCTCTTTTGCGAACTGAACATGAGGACGAAGCGAACCAATCCGCTCGGCAAGGTTCGCATCGAGCACAACCACAACGTCGCTGAGTGAGAGCTCCTGAATAGCGCCTTCATCACGGCCGTCAAAAAGCACAATGCCGCCTGCTTTCTTGAGAAACGTATAATTAGGGGGAACTTCCGTGGGATTGACAATCGAAACGGTTCGACCAAGCTGCCTTAGAACCAGAGCAAGAGCGACTTCGCTGCCAAGACCGTCTCCATCAGAATTTTCATGTGTTGTCAGCACAAAATGCCGACCATCAAGCAGAGCCTCAATTACTGGAGACCATTCCTTCAAATCAAGCTTA comes from Chlorobium limicola DSM 245 and encodes:
- a CDS encoding DHH family phosphoesterase, which gives rise to MIVPGYGRKLDLKEWSPVIEALLDGRHFVLTTHENSDGDGLGSEVALALVLRQLGRTVSIVNPTEVPPNYTFLKKAGGIVLFDGRDEGAIQELSLSDVVVVLDANLAERIGSLRPHVQFAKELGGMKVLCIDHHLDPEDFADIMICEQYASSTGELVYDLILALEEKTDRKLLTPEVANALYTAVMTDTGSFRFPKTTPYVYRLAGDLVDKGADPSLIYDRVYNSLTPQALKLLGAALSAITIYDDGMIASLFISQEMMKSTGSKLFDTDLIVTYLLSVPSVQISVLMVEMMDGRVKASFRSRGNIYVNHLARTYGGGGHMNAAGCLLQFSAEKARKVIPEAVRAFLNAHHSA
- a CDS encoding leucyl aminopeptidase; translated protein: MNISVTATPVKKIKTELLVVPFTTGALKKNADGILQDLGYDAVVLRDFKADAGELVILYGAAGKAIAARAALLGMGEGKKVTDFRKAAAALALKAMDMKIESVAVDFSGVKGFASSAKSSVASICSAFIEGCYTGSYRFDRLKSDKLKKKKDESDKTKEISELVLRAEPAQLSAVEDGLAAGIITGSCQNMARDLVNLPGNLLQAEDISAAAVESGKRCGFEVNVFGKEEIEALGMGGLLAVNRGSQHPPTFTVLDYKPEGKVAKTVALVGKGVTFDSGGISLKPSEGMGEMKSDMSGAASVIGAVEAVARLGLPIRVIGLIPATDNMPSGSATKPGDVITTYSGITVEVGNTDAEGRLILADALTYAKKQYNPDVIIDLATLTGACIVALGYTVAGLFSNDDRLADDIFEAGQITGEKVWRMPLWEEYDEMIKSDVADVSNLGARGAGSVTASRFLEKFIDGHKKWAHIDIAGPSFSAKGAKVSGATGFGVRLLVELLKKWS
- a CDS encoding esterase/lipase family protein codes for the protein MTVSQNNPVVIVPGVLFWDALYEVMREALSEYMPKEKITIAPVSFVDWIGFPPSPERSTNRVMAAIDRSVALMRRKYPGEPVTIVAHSGGGTVAMIYLLEKSFQGDVYHPGEGVAKLVTLGTPFHTHEHYAKIKTDFIFRHLDRDFFARKEVVSIVSDQYHGNLQGSIVEKMCFMFYKSVAEDGQVAGDGIVPAGSCYLEGARNVTIPHVEHLPTPHTRWYGTKEGVEQWIQWL
- a CDS encoding Cbp1 family collagen-binding glycoprotein adhesin, whose protein sequence is MDSMAVRHKRGNPALLLVLMGFLVLLSGCDRQQKPEKDPQQQHLESMMAILTQVQKNLGRIQQKEAVVERLSSDMEKHDSKDAEQIGKDIYSSIRFIDSTLTASKALIATLEEENRKSQYRVASLDKLTTEMKTAVNDKDNEVKKLKGQIQILNRELSSLMKTVDVLDDVIQEQGDELYTAYYITGTFSELVSKGVLVKINPLEKFFGNQYRISPDFNVALFRKIDITETRDLFFNKPRQNLKIITPHTTGSYELAGGSTSSLLLINNEQEFWKKSRCLVIVFE